The following are encoded in a window of Terriglobales bacterium genomic DNA:
- a CDS encoding outer membrane beta-barrel protein, with translation MNQILCRPRYVVVCLLALIVWQQNSFAAEHEESQQASATADQQIPPAVAKELEAMKKRIAQLEAELSSHMASSQPTTAVQSAKGTAPILSVAPAKPAVPAEEAVATPAAAPGTEKAKPAEPFSYADFTWLNGNPRTKEPAIDTKFFTPEIRTDVDYIYDFNHPKDNTISGSSEVFRANEVQMTQLGVGGDFHYDNVRARLMTQFGMYSQTTPRNDASPARGQWNLADAYRYISEAYGGYHFNALHGINVDAGIFMSYVGLFSYYNFDNWAYQPSYVSSNTPWFFNGVRVQIFPTEKLKIEPWFTNGWQSYGKFNKRPGIGMQFLWRPNGRWSILGNQYLLGRDTLGVTGRTRFHTDDSIQYKYYDEPQTFISKAAFSLTIDAGCESGGGVACFSSSAGVPKQTFLGIMFYNRVWLHKDLFAVTIGGGAIDNPGRYLVLLPPINGATAASGTPYFTENPGDSYRAWDASTTFDYMPSQYITFRWEYNHRATNVPYWSGGGGVTPPGGNTGPPGSLVDGFTPDLRKRENRLNMAILVKF, from the coding sequence ATGAATCAAATTTTGTGCCGCCCCCGGTACGTTGTGGTGTGCTTACTTGCCCTCATCGTTTGGCAACAGAATAGTTTCGCGGCGGAACATGAAGAATCTCAGCAGGCATCGGCGACCGCTGATCAGCAGATTCCGCCCGCCGTGGCCAAAGAACTGGAAGCGATGAAGAAACGCATTGCTCAGTTGGAAGCGGAACTGAGCAGCCACATGGCCTCCAGTCAGCCCACTACGGCTGTGCAGAGCGCTAAAGGAACTGCGCCGATCTTGTCTGTGGCACCGGCAAAGCCCGCGGTACCCGCGGAAGAAGCCGTGGCCACTCCAGCCGCCGCCCCCGGCACCGAGAAAGCAAAACCAGCGGAGCCGTTCTCCTATGCTGATTTCACCTGGCTGAACGGCAACCCGCGTACCAAGGAGCCGGCGATTGATACCAAGTTCTTCACGCCGGAAATCCGAACTGACGTGGATTACATCTACGACTTTAATCATCCCAAAGACAACACCATTAGTGGGTCCAGCGAGGTGTTTCGCGCCAATGAAGTTCAGATGACGCAATTAGGCGTTGGTGGCGACTTCCATTACGACAATGTGCGCGCCCGCCTGATGACTCAGTTCGGAATGTATTCCCAGACCACGCCGCGGAACGACGCCAGTCCCGCCCGCGGACAGTGGAACCTGGCCGATGCCTATCGCTACATATCCGAAGCCTACGGCGGCTACCACTTCAATGCACTGCATGGAATTAACGTGGACGCGGGCATCTTCATGTCCTACGTCGGATTGTTCAGCTATTACAACTTTGACAACTGGGCCTATCAGCCTTCGTACGTGTCCTCCAATACGCCATGGTTCTTTAACGGCGTGCGCGTTCAGATCTTCCCCACCGAAAAGCTGAAGATCGAGCCCTGGTTCACCAACGGCTGGCAATCCTATGGCAAGTTCAACAAGCGTCCCGGCATTGGAATGCAGTTTCTGTGGCGGCCGAACGGCAGGTGGTCCATTCTCGGCAACCAATACTTGCTGGGCCGCGACACCCTCGGTGTAACCGGCCGCACCCGCTTCCATACGGACGACAGCATCCAGTACAAATACTACGATGAGCCGCAGACCTTCATCAGCAAGGCGGCTTTCTCACTCACCATCGATGCCGGTTGCGAGAGCGGCGGCGGCGTAGCTTGCTTCAGTTCGTCAGCCGGGGTTCCCAAGCAGACCTTCCTCGGCATCATGTTCTACAACCGCGTGTGGCTGCACAAGGATCTGTTCGCCGTGACCATTGGCGGCGGCGCGATTGACAATCCTGGACGTTATCTCGTGCTACTGCCGCCCATCAACGGAGCCACCGCGGCTTCCGGCACGCCGTATTTCACGGAGAACCCAGGCGATTCTTACCGTGCGTGGGATGCCTCCACGACTTTCGACTACATGCCCAGTCAGTACATAACGTTCCGCTGGGAATACAATCATCGCGCTACCAACGTCCCCTACTGGTCGGGTGGAGGCGGAGTAACCCCGCCAGGCGGCAACACCGGGCCGCCGGGTTCTTTGGTCGACGGATTCACGCCTGATCTGCGCAAGCGTGAGAATCGCTTGAACATGGCAATTCTCGTGAAGTTCTAA